From the Manis javanica isolate MJ-LG chromosome 13, MJ_LKY, whole genome shotgun sequence genome, one window contains:
- the LOC140845538 gene encoding olfactory receptor 7A40-like — translation MELGNDTQISGFLLLGFSEEPALQLLLFGLFLFMYLITVFGRGCQHFGNLLIILAIGKESHLHTPMYFFLSNLSFVDICFTTTAIPKMLLNIQTESKAISYEGCITQIYFLILFAVLDVFLLTVMAYDRYVAICHPLHYTVIMNLQLCGWLVLVSWIMCTLNSLLQSLMMLHLSFCRNLEIPHFFCELNEMIQLACSDTFLNNLVMYFAAVLLGGGPFAGILYSYSKNVSSICRISTSEGKYKAFSTCASHLSVVSLFYCTMLGVYLSSAATQSSHSSAIDSVMYTVVTPMLNPFIYSLRNKDIKMALRRFIGMLVI, via the exons ATGGAACTAGGAAATGATACCCAAATTTCTGGATTTCTTCTTCTTGGATTTTCAGAGGAACCAGCCCTGCAGCTCCTCCTATTTGGACTTTTCCTCTTCATGTACCTGATCACGGTTTTTGGT cgcggctgccaacattttgggaacctgctcatcatctTGGCCATCGGTAAAGAGtcccacctgcacacacccatgtacttcttcctctctaaCCTGTCCTTTGTAGACATATGTTTCACCACCACCGCCATCCCCAAGATGCTATTGAACATCCAGACAGAGAGCAAAGCTATAAGCTATGAAGGCTGCATCAcccagatttattttcttatactcTTTGCAGTGTTGGATGTCTTTCTTCTCactgtgatggcctatgaccgttatgtggccatctgtcaccccCTGCATTACACAGTCATCATGAACCTCCAGCTCTGTGGATGGCTGGTTCTAGTGTCCTGGATCATGTGTACCCTGAATTCCTTGTTACAAAGCTTAATGATGTTACATCTTTCCTTTTGTAGAAACTTGGAAATCCCACATTTCTTTTGTGAGCTCAATGAGATGATCCAACTTGCCTGCTCAGACACCTTTCTTAATAACCTGGTGATGTACTTTGCAGCTGTCCTGCTGGGTGGTGGTCCCTTTGCAGGGATCCTTTACTCTTACTCTAAGAATGTTTCCTCCATATGTAGAATATCAACATCTGAGGGCAAGTATAAAGCATTTTCCACATGCGCATCTCATCTCTCTGTTGTCTCCCTATTTTATTGTACAATGCTTGGGGTGTACCTTAGCTCTGCTGCTACCCAGAGCTCACACTCAAGTGCAATAGATTCAGTGATGTACACTGTGGTCAcacccatgctgaaccccttcatctacagtcTCAggaataaagatataaaaatggctCTGAGAAGATTCATTGGTATGCTTGTTATATAA